In one window of Kiritimatiellia bacterium DNA:
- a CDS encoding SpoIIE family protein phosphatase, whose translation MPLRDAVGLAVAAGVGVVGALGAALWRRYRRCRREADELRREREVMMGFVHDVAEVFSETDEEGTDALLERVLFYALRTSGALSGAIYLMEPDGGTLRVRAVSGLFAPLGRAWTEPLGDTGQGPSAALEAAVRAELVRTGEGIVGDVAWRGAARLIHDAEREPSVPRHGPPALRVRTLAAVPMRFRNRVMGVLVAVNRADRRPFTPSDVNLLQALADQASVSVHYARLRDELDEKRRLDHDLALARQIQAALLPRCLPTPPGAEFAAVNVPARQVGGDYYDAIQVDDRRIGLMVADVSGKGVAGALWMSVCRSVTRATAPGCPSPAAVLRALNRVMSPDLGGDMFVTALYMVLDPPARRVTVARAGHEAPVLYRPLSRGLTRIDSPGVGIGIGDPAMFDELIEDVCVPLECGDVLVAFTDGLSEARNDQGEEFGADRIMETVVRTDPPSATAVVEALQDRVRRFSGGRPFEDDLTILVARLTA comes from the coding sequence ATGCCGTTGCGGGACGCGGTCGGCCTGGCGGTCGCCGCCGGCGTCGGGGTGGTGGGCGCGCTCGGGGCGGCGTTGTGGCGGCGGTACCGCCGCTGCCGGCGCGAGGCGGACGAGTTGCGGCGCGAGCGCGAGGTGATGATGGGCTTCGTGCACGACGTCGCGGAAGTTTTTTCAGAGACCGACGAAGAGGGGACCGACGCGCTGCTGGAGCGGGTTCTTTTCTACGCGCTGCGCACCAGCGGTGCGCTGTCGGGTGCGATTTACCTGATGGAACCGGATGGCGGCACGCTGCGCGTTCGCGCGGTGTCTGGGTTGTTCGCTCCGCTCGGACGGGCGTGGACGGAGCCGCTGGGTGACACGGGGCAGGGGCCGTCGGCGGCGCTGGAGGCGGCGGTGCGTGCCGAGCTGGTGCGGACCGGCGAGGGCATAGTGGGCGACGTCGCATGGCGCGGTGCCGCCCGATTGATCCATGACGCGGAGCGGGAGCCGTCGGTACCGCGGCACGGTCCCCCGGCGCTTCGGGTGCGCACACTGGCGGCGGTACCGATGAGGTTTCGCAATCGCGTGATGGGAGTGCTGGTCGCGGTGAACCGAGCGGATCGCCGCCCGTTCACGCCGAGCGATGTGAACCTGCTGCAGGCGCTCGCTGACCAGGCCTCCGTCTCGGTGCATTATGCACGGCTGCGGGATGAGCTGGACGAGAAGCGCCGGCTCGACCACGACCTGGCGCTGGCGCGCCAGATCCAGGCCGCATTGTTGCCGCGCTGTCTGCCGACGCCTCCTGGCGCGGAGTTTGCGGCGGTGAACGTGCCGGCTCGGCAGGTTGGAGGGGATTACTACGACGCGATCCAGGTGGACGATCGTCGCATCGGACTGATGGTGGCGGATGTGTCGGGCAAAGGCGTGGCGGGCGCGCTCTGGATGTCGGTTTGCCGCAGTGTGACGCGCGCGACCGCGCCGGGGTGTCCCAGCCCTGCCGCCGTGCTGCGCGCGCTGAACCGGGTGATGTCGCCGGACCTCGGCGGGGACATGTTCGTCACTGCGTTGTACATGGTGCTGGATCCGCCGGCGCGCCGCGTGACGGTCGCTCGGGCGGGCCACGAGGCGCCGGTGCTGTACCGGCCGCTCAGCCGCGGTCTGACCCGGATCGACTCGCCGGGAGTGGGCATCGGCATTGGCGATCCGGCGATGTTTGACGAACTCATCGAAGACGTATGTGTGCCGCTGGAATGCGGCGATGTGCTGGTTGCGTTCACCGACGGCCTGAGTGAGGCGCGGAACGATCAGGGCGAGGAGTTTGGCGCGGACCGCATCATGGAGACGGTGGTCCGCACCGATCCGCCGAGCGCCACCGCAGTGGTGGAAGCGCTGCAGGATCGGGTTCGCCGTTTTTCCGGGGGCCGTCCGTTCGAGGACGATCTGACGATTCTCGTTGCGCGGCTGACCGCCTGA
- a CDS encoding DNA-processing protein DprA, with product MNGQTPGNLNADARAILLLCGYFDASACDEKPLGAGEYHRLAVWLHQRALRPASLLELEGWRRLEDGDAPVESERVRRLMSRGGEMALALERWLNKGLWVLCRSDAAYPGRLKSELKAKTPPILYGAGPLELLGEVGLGVVGSRHAPEPSLGVARILGCAAARCGVPLVSGGAAGVDMAAAEAALDEGGRAVLVLGDSLLRRACRKPERDYLREGRLVLLSPCSPESRFSVGAAMGRNKIVYALADTVVVISASVGKGGTWAGATEALKLWPNDRVFVWVADGAPEGNRKLVEKGALPVAAADEADLVAFVRARVAPGRPSGRPRPAVCEAGERAPVTAAEPPAERLFAAVRRELLAALQEPVTASKLAKGLRLEPSQLRVWLERLLHEGAIEQRRCGRTTLWCAKQPNLFGETEGSAATEDG from the coding sequence ATGAACGGCCAGACACCGGGCAATCTGAATGCGGACGCGCGGGCGATCCTGCTGCTGTGTGGCTACTTTGACGCCTCTGCATGCGATGAAAAGCCGCTGGGCGCTGGTGAGTATCACCGGCTGGCGGTCTGGCTTCATCAACGGGCGCTTCGGCCGGCCTCCCTGCTGGAACTCGAGGGCTGGCGACGGCTGGAGGACGGGGACGCTCCGGTCGAATCGGAACGCGTTCGGCGGCTGATGTCGCGGGGTGGCGAAATGGCGTTGGCGTTGGAGCGCTGGTTGAACAAGGGGCTCTGGGTGCTGTGCCGCAGCGACGCAGCTTATCCTGGTCGGCTGAAGTCCGAACTCAAAGCAAAGACGCCGCCGATTCTTTACGGAGCAGGACCGTTGGAGCTGCTGGGCGAGGTCGGGCTGGGTGTGGTCGGTTCCCGCCATGCGCCCGAGCCGTCACTCGGTGTTGCACGCATCTTGGGTTGCGCGGCCGCTCGCTGCGGGGTGCCGCTGGTTTCGGGAGGGGCGGCCGGGGTGGACATGGCGGCCGCCGAGGCGGCGCTGGACGAGGGTGGGCGGGCGGTGCTGGTTCTGGGAGACAGTTTGTTGCGCCGCGCCTGCAGAAAGCCGGAACGGGATTACCTGCGCGAAGGCCGGCTGGTATTGCTCTCGCCATGCAGTCCCGAGAGCCGTTTCTCCGTTGGCGCGGCGATGGGACGCAACAAAATCGTGTATGCACTGGCGGATACGGTGGTGGTGATCAGCGCGAGCGTGGGCAAGGGAGGGACGTGGGCGGGCGCAACGGAAGCACTGAAATTGTGGCCAAACGACCGCGTGTTCGTGTGGGTGGCCGATGGCGCTCCGGAGGGCAATCGGAAACTCGTGGAGAAGGGGGCGCTGCCGGTGGCCGCCGCGGACGAGGCCGATCTGGTCGCGTTCGTGCGGGCACGGGTCGCACCTGGTCGGCCGTCGGGGCGGCCGCGTCCGGCAGTCTGCGAGGCCGGTGAACGAGCGCCCGTGACCGCCGCCGAACCGCCTGCAGAGCGTCTCTTTGCGGCTGTGCGGCGCGAGCTTTTGGCGGCGCTGCAGGAGCCGGTCACCGCGTCGAAACTCGCCAAGGGGCTGCGGCTGGAGCCCTCGCAATTGCGGGTCTGGTTGGAGCGGCTGCTCCACGAGGGGGCGATTGAGCAGCGTCGGTGCGGTCGGACGACGCTCTGGTGTGCGAAACAGCCGAATCTCTTTGGTGAAACGGAGGGGAGCGCGGCGACGGAAGATGGGTAG
- a CDS encoding PEP/pyruvate-binding domain-containing protein, translating to MREPYRPLSTGWPDLDARLKGVLPGDNIVWHVDCYDDFPRLVAPFPATAQGRPLIYFRFSDRPPVLPADAGAELRRLDPAEGFAPFVRRVHDTIDQVGRGALYVFDLLSDLAGVWQSDALLGNFFRLTCPHLYDLETVACFALLRGAQSADAVEPIVATAQIVLDVLRRGDRVFVRPVKTQYRYSPTITLLHEWQGNSFPPVADSGVVAEVLAEGGAGDPRQPERVEAPALVTSPRMEALLSGDDRILALAHRYMTAADLDAVRRRMIGTGRIGGKATGMLLARAILRRERPELAARLEPHDSFFVGSDVFITFLVHNGIWWMRDVADDIDRRLVEAALARHRILSGTWTARAIEGFERMVDYFGQWPFIVRSSSILEDGFGNAFAGKYDSLFCANQGPREQRIADVLAAARHIYASAMSERALRYRATRGLLNRDEQMALLVMRVSGTLAGRRLYPPVAGVGFSFNPYAWHPDIDPRAGVARIVLGLGTRAVDRSDDDYTRLVALNAPHRRPEANFDEIVRFAQRRADVVDLDANQVVSVPVETLAADPPPGVPFDLFFTGGDDGTPPVPTFDRLFERTRLAEDLRDMLRTLESVYECPVDIEFTVNFPAPDSPRIHLLQCRPLQVREGERAAPEWPADGAAAWLAVAADAVVGHSRSLPLDWVIYIAPRDYAALSLADRHALARWLGVLGRRLRETPRRDAAIALLGPGRWGTTNPFLGIPVTFAELQPASAVFEIVAMHEHLIPDASLGTHFFSDLVESDMLYAALRPDRSPNLLDDQRLRALPNLTLEVMPDAERWAGIVRVLAADRLPPPWRGLRLLADAPRQRAGILLETAGGAPPSR from the coding sequence ATGCGTGAACCGTATCGCCCCCTCTCCACCGGTTGGCCAGATCTTGACGCGCGGTTGAAGGGCGTTCTGCCCGGCGACAACATCGTCTGGCACGTCGATTGCTACGACGACTTCCCCCGACTGGTCGCCCCCTTCCCCGCCACCGCGCAAGGGCGTCCGCTCATTTATTTCCGCTTCTCCGACCGGCCTCCTGTCCTGCCCGCGGATGCAGGAGCAGAGCTGCGCCGCCTCGACCCCGCTGAGGGGTTTGCACCGTTCGTCCGTCGCGTGCACGACACGATCGATCAGGTCGGCCGCGGCGCCCTGTACGTGTTCGACCTACTCAGCGACCTCGCCGGCGTCTGGCAGTCGGACGCGCTGCTGGGCAACTTCTTCCGTTTGACCTGCCCCCACCTCTACGACCTGGAGACCGTCGCCTGCTTCGCGCTCTTGCGCGGCGCGCAGTCCGCCGACGCGGTCGAACCCATCGTTGCCACCGCGCAAATCGTGCTCGACGTGCTGCGCCGCGGCGACCGCGTCTTCGTGCGGCCCGTGAAGACGCAGTACCGCTATTCCCCCACCATCACGCTGCTGCATGAATGGCAGGGGAACAGCTTCCCGCCCGTGGCCGACAGCGGTGTCGTCGCGGAAGTTCTCGCAGAGGGCGGTGCCGGCGATCCGCGCCAGCCCGAGCGCGTGGAGGCGCCCGCACTCGTCACCTCGCCGCGCATGGAGGCGCTGCTCTCCGGCGACGACCGCATTCTGGCGCTCGCGCATCGCTACATGACAGCGGCCGACCTGGATGCGGTCCGCCGCCGCATGATCGGCACCGGCCGAATCGGCGGCAAGGCGACCGGCATGCTGCTGGCCCGCGCAATCCTCCGACGCGAACGCCCCGAGCTCGCCGCCCGCCTCGAGCCGCACGACTCGTTCTTCGTCGGCTCCGACGTCTTCATCACCTTCCTCGTCCACAACGGGATCTGGTGGATGCGCGATGTCGCCGACGACATTGACCGCCGACTCGTCGAAGCAGCGCTCGCGCGGCACCGCATCCTCAGCGGCACCTGGACCGCCCGCGCGATCGAAGGATTCGAACGAATGGTGGACTACTTTGGCCAGTGGCCGTTCATCGTACGGTCCAGCTCGATCCTCGAAGACGGCTTCGGCAACGCCTTTGCGGGCAAATACGATAGCCTGTTCTGCGCAAACCAGGGCCCCCGCGAGCAACGCATCGCGGACGTCCTCGCCGCCGCCCGCCACATCTACGCTAGCGCGATGAGCGAGCGTGCGCTGCGCTACCGCGCCACACGCGGTCTGCTCAACCGCGACGAACAGATGGCGCTTCTGGTGATGCGCGTTTCCGGTACGCTCGCCGGCCGCCGCCTCTACCCGCCTGTCGCCGGCGTCGGCTTCTCCTTCAACCCCTACGCCTGGCACCCCGACATTGATCCCCGCGCAGGCGTCGCGCGCATAGTGCTGGGTCTGGGCACCCGTGCCGTGGATCGTTCCGACGACGATTACACTCGGCTCGTCGCACTGAACGCCCCTCACCGGCGCCCCGAAGCCAACTTCGACGAAATCGTCCGCTTCGCGCAGCGCCGCGCCGACGTCGTCGATCTCGACGCGAACCAGGTCGTCAGCGTCCCCGTCGAAACGCTCGCCGCCGACCCCCCGCCCGGCGTGCCGTTCGACCTGTTTTTCACCGGCGGCGACGACGGTACGCCGCCTGTGCCGACGTTCGACCGGTTGTTCGAACGAACGCGGCTGGCCGAGGACCTGCGCGACATGCTCCGCACCCTTGAGTCAGTGTACGAGTGCCCCGTGGACATCGAGTTCACCGTTAACTTTCCCGCCCCGGATTCCCCGCGCATTCATCTGCTTCAATGCCGACCGCTTCAGGTTCGCGAGGGCGAGCGCGCCGCCCCCGAGTGGCCCGCGGACGGCGCCGCAGCCTGGTTGGCCGTCGCCGCGGACGCGGTCGTGGGCCACAGCCGGTCACTGCCGCTCGACTGGGTGATCTATATCGCACCACGAGACTACGCCGCACTAAGTCTTGCAGACCGGCACGCGCTGGCGCGCTGGCTGGGCGTTCTCGGGCGGCGCCTGCGCGAAACACCTCGCCGCGATGCGGCCATCGCATTGCTCGGCCCCGGCCGTTGGGGCACCACGAACCCCTTCCTCGGCATCCCGGTCACCTTCGCAGAGCTCCAGCCCGCCTCCGCAGTTTTCGAGATCGTCGCCATGCATGAGCACCTGATTCCGGACGCCTCGCTCGGCACGCATTTCTTCAGCGACCTCGTTGAGTCCGACATGCTCTACGCAGCGCTGCGCCCCGACCGCTCTCCGAACCTTCTGGACGATCAACGCCTGCGTGCACTGCCGAACCTGACGCTCGAGGTGATGCCCGACGCGGAACGCTGGGCGGGCATCGTGCGCGTGCTGGCCGCCGACCGACTCCCGCCCCCCTGGCGCGGCCTGCGACTGCTCGCGGATGCACCCCGCCAACGCGCCGGCATCCTTCTGGAAACAGCCGGCGGCGCCCCTCCATCACGCTGA
- a CDS encoding RecQ family ATP-dependent DNA helicase: MDLNNSRLKALAMLRSALGDSAADFRPGQWEAIAAVLAGRRQLLVQRTGWGKSMVYFLASRLLREAGRGFTLLISPLLSLMRDQIRAARERLGVRAATINSENRKEWALVQSQLMADQVDVLFISPERLANEDFQRDVLGKTAARIALFVVDEAHCISDWGHDFRPDYRRIVRVLQALPPGLPVLATTATANERVVADVVAQLGELEVVRGPLARDTLELQNIWMPNYEERMAWLAEHLGELPGSGGIYVLTRRDANRLARWLKDCGWPVEAYHSGLDDDSQTDGARGLAANRREQLEERLRRNEVKALVSTVALGMGFDKPDLGFVVHMQRPPSLVHYYQQVGRAGRAVERAVAVLLGGEEDEEIIRYFIESAMPPHLHVVKVLEGLNRAPGGVSVGELQEMVNLPQGAIEKCLKFLAVETPSPVSRVQSRWMATPVEYRLDEARARALRERREAEQREMTEYLHARDCLMARLCRALDDPAAPCGRCANCRGEPVVGIGHAPERTRLASQFLRRCYVEIAPRVKSPSERVAAAIFAQWVTGDLASGMKLFATGRFPMPRLNEGRALCLWGDGGWGRMVREDKYQNGRFRDELVEACAAMVREWAPRPPPTWVTCIPSRSRPELVPDFARRLAERLGLPFAPALIKVKDNQPQKFMQNSAQQALNVCGVFQVDTSAMRKEPVLLVDDVVDSRWTMTVAGVLLMGRGCPAVWPVALASSARDGG, from the coding sequence ATGGATTTGAACAACAGTCGGTTGAAGGCGCTCGCAATGCTGAGGTCTGCGCTGGGCGATTCGGCGGCGGACTTCCGACCGGGACAGTGGGAGGCGATCGCGGCTGTGCTGGCTGGGCGCCGCCAGCTGTTGGTGCAGCGGACGGGTTGGGGAAAGAGCATGGTGTATTTCCTCGCTAGCCGGTTGCTGCGGGAGGCGGGACGGGGGTTCACGTTGCTGATCTCGCCGCTGCTCTCGTTGATGCGGGATCAGATTCGTGCGGCGCGGGAACGGCTCGGCGTTCGGGCGGCCACGATCAACTCAGAGAACCGAAAGGAGTGGGCGCTAGTTCAGTCGCAGTTGATGGCGGATCAGGTGGACGTTCTCTTCATTTCGCCCGAGCGGCTCGCGAACGAGGACTTTCAGCGCGACGTGCTGGGGAAGACGGCGGCGCGCATCGCGCTGTTCGTGGTGGACGAGGCGCACTGCATTTCGGACTGGGGGCACGATTTCCGGCCGGATTACCGGCGCATTGTGCGAGTGCTCCAGGCGCTGCCGCCGGGCCTGCCGGTGCTGGCGACAACCGCGACCGCGAACGAACGGGTTGTTGCGGACGTGGTGGCGCAGTTGGGCGAACTGGAGGTTGTGCGCGGGCCCCTTGCGCGCGATACATTGGAGCTGCAGAACATCTGGATGCCGAACTATGAGGAGCGGATGGCGTGGCTCGCGGAGCACCTCGGCGAGCTGCCGGGCAGCGGGGGGATCTACGTGCTCACGCGACGCGATGCGAATCGCCTGGCGCGGTGGCTGAAAGACTGCGGCTGGCCAGTCGAGGCCTATCACAGCGGTCTTGACGACGACAGCCAAACGGATGGGGCCAGAGGTTTGGCCGCGAACCGTCGGGAACAGTTGGAGGAGCGGCTTCGCCGCAACGAGGTGAAGGCGCTGGTCTCGACCGTTGCGCTGGGGATGGGATTCGACAAACCCGATCTCGGATTCGTGGTGCACATGCAGAGGCCGCCGTCGCTGGTGCATTACTACCAGCAGGTTGGCCGCGCGGGGCGCGCGGTGGAACGCGCGGTCGCGGTGTTGCTCGGCGGTGAAGAAGACGAGGAGATCATCCGGTACTTTATCGAGTCTGCGATGCCACCGCACCTGCATGTGGTGAAAGTGCTCGAGGGGCTGAACCGGGCGCCCGGCGGTGTTTCGGTCGGCGAACTGCAGGAAATGGTGAACCTGCCGCAGGGCGCGATCGAAAAGTGCCTCAAGTTTCTCGCGGTCGAAACGCCTTCGCCGGTGTCGCGGGTGCAGTCCCGATGGATGGCCACGCCGGTGGAGTACCGGCTGGACGAGGCGCGCGCCCGGGCGCTGCGCGAGCGGCGTGAAGCGGAACAGCGGGAGATGACGGAATATCTCCACGCGCGCGACTGTTTGATGGCACGCCTGTGCCGCGCGCTCGACGATCCGGCGGCGCCGTGTGGTCGCTGTGCGAACTGTCGCGGTGAGCCGGTGGTTGGGATCGGTCATGCGCCGGAGCGAACGCGGCTGGCCTCGCAGTTTCTCCGGCGATGTTATGTCGAAATTGCGCCTCGGGTGAAGTCGCCCAGCGAGCGCGTGGCGGCGGCGATCTTTGCGCAATGGGTGACGGGCGACCTTGCCTCGGGGATGAAGCTTTTTGCGACGGGCCGATTCCCGATGCCGAGGCTCAACGAGGGGCGCGCGCTGTGCCTGTGGGGGGACGGCGGGTGGGGACGGATGGTGCGGGAGGACAAATATCAAAACGGTCGGTTCCGCGACGAACTGGTCGAGGCGTGCGCGGCGATGGTGAGGGAGTGGGCGCCGCGGCCGCCGCCCACGTGGGTGACGTGCATCCCGTCGCGATCGCGGCCGGAGCTGGTGCCGGACTTCGCCCGCCGGCTTGCGGAGCGGTTGGGCCTTCCATTTGCGCCGGCGCTGATCAAGGTGAAGGACAATCAACCGCAAAAGTTCATGCAGAACAGTGCGCAACAAGCGCTGAATGTGTGCGGGGTGTTTCAAGTGGATACCTCGGCGATGCGAAAGGAACCGGTGCTGCTGGTGGATGACGTGGTGGACTCGCGGTGGACGATGACGGTTGCGGGCGTGTTGCTGATGGGGCGCGGTTGCCCGGCGGTGTGGCCGGTGGCGCTGGCTTCGAGCGCGAGGGACGGAGGCTGA
- a CDS encoding STAS domain-containing protein, translating to MVWLDAGRAWIRVTGRGTLSVGPPLREFIQHAEQQGVQEAVLELDECDSMDSTFLGLIAGFAMRLRRAGGRMLAVSPGERVRRLLHTLGVDRLLEIAPVAPAAGQAAGEELRPSSVAGSRETVLEAHETLASVSEANRERFRDVIEFLRERSGGVSNAPGGR from the coding sequence ATGGTGTGGCTTGATGCCGGCCGCGCATGGATTCGGGTCACGGGGCGGGGGACGTTGTCGGTGGGGCCGCCGCTGCGGGAGTTCATTCAGCACGCGGAACAGCAAGGGGTTCAGGAGGCGGTGTTGGAGCTGGACGAGTGTGACTCGATGGACAGCACCTTCCTCGGATTGATTGCGGGTTTCGCGATGCGGCTGCGCCGGGCGGGCGGGCGAATGCTGGCGGTATCGCCGGGCGAACGAGTTCGCCGCCTGCTGCACACGCTGGGGGTGGACCGGCTTCTGGAGATCGCGCCGGTGGCGCCGGCAGCAGGGCAGGCCGCCGGGGAGGAGCTTCGGCCGTCATCGGTGGCCGGTTCGAGGGAAACGGTGCTGGAAGCGCATGAGACGCTCGCCTCCGTTTCGGAAGCGAACCGGGAGCGATTTCGCGATGTGATCGAGTTTCTGCGCGAGCGGTCCGGCGGGGTCAGCAACGCGCCCGGAGGGCGCTGA
- a CDS encoding sigma 54-interacting transcriptional regulator, with amino-acid sequence MSSEPTLPPSSARELQLLFEVSRRLDQSLDLREVVQPVLAALAAHLNMNYGTLTLLHRDTGQIQIEAAHGLTPAQARRGRYRLGEGVTGRVIQSGEPIVIPRKSESPLLLDRTGRGKRPDTSFICVPIKIGAEVVGALSVDEPAKPLPALQADARLLGIVASMIAQAVRLRREAAEEQERLAEENRRLRGELRGRFQPEGIVGASHEMREVYEQIAQVARTEATVLILGETGTGKELVARAIHYASDRASGPFVRVHCAALPESLVESELFGHVRGAFTGAVRDRQGRFEAAHGGTLFLDEIGDIAPGVQVKLLRVLQEQEFERVGDTRPIRVNVRLIAATHRDLAAMVASGRFREDLYYRLNVFPIYVPPLRNRPSDIPLLANHFLRLYGERGGRRVTAISSEALQRLLSHSWPGNVRELENTIERAVLVCDGDTIEPHHLPPVLQALPPAPEATGGGLAAQVAALERRLILEALRATGGRIAPAARRLETTPRILAYKMRKLNIHPRVGPAARGPEPNNA; translated from the coding sequence ATGAGCTCCGAACCGACCCTCCCGCCCTCGAGCGCTCGAGAGCTGCAGTTGCTCTTTGAGGTCAGCCGCCGGCTCGACCAGAGCCTCGACCTGCGCGAAGTGGTGCAGCCGGTGCTCGCCGCGCTCGCGGCGCATCTGAACATGAACTACGGCACGCTCACGCTGCTGCACCGCGACACGGGCCAAATCCAGATCGAAGCCGCGCACGGCCTGACCCCGGCGCAGGCGCGGCGCGGCCGCTATCGTCTGGGCGAAGGTGTCACCGGCCGCGTGATCCAGTCCGGCGAGCCGATCGTGATCCCCCGCAAGAGCGAATCGCCGCTGCTGCTGGACCGCACCGGCCGCGGCAAGCGACCCGACACCTCGTTCATCTGCGTCCCGATCAAGATCGGCGCGGAGGTCGTCGGCGCGTTGAGCGTGGATGAGCCCGCGAAGCCGCTCCCCGCGCTGCAGGCCGATGCGCGCCTGCTTGGCATCGTTGCCTCGATGATCGCGCAGGCGGTGCGGCTGCGCCGCGAAGCCGCAGAGGAGCAGGAGCGCCTCGCGGAAGAAAATCGCCGGCTCCGCGGCGAGCTCCGCGGCCGATTCCAGCCCGAGGGCATCGTCGGCGCGTCGCACGAAATGCGCGAAGTCTACGAGCAGATCGCACAAGTCGCCCGCACCGAGGCCACGGTGCTGATCCTCGGCGAAACCGGTACCGGCAAGGAGCTCGTCGCGCGCGCCATCCACTATGCGAGCGACCGCGCGTCGGGTCCGTTCGTGCGCGTGCACTGCGCAGCGTTGCCGGAGTCCCTCGTCGAAAGCGAGCTGTTCGGCCACGTCCGAGGAGCCTTCACCGGTGCGGTGCGGGACCGGCAGGGACGTTTTGAGGCCGCACACGGTGGGACGCTGTTCCTCGACGAGATCGGCGACATTGCGCCCGGCGTCCAGGTCAAACTGCTGCGGGTACTGCAGGAACAGGAGTTCGAACGCGTCGGCGATACGCGGCCGATCCGGGTGAACGTGCGGTTGATCGCCGCCACTCACCGCGACCTCGCCGCCATGGTCGCCAGCGGCCGTTTCCGCGAGGATCTCTATTACCGGCTGAACGTGTTTCCGATCTATGTGCCGCCGCTGCGCAACCGCCCCTCCGACATCCCGTTGCTCGCGAACCACTTTCTGCGGCTGTACGGCGAGCGCGGCGGCCGTCGCGTCACCGCGATCAGCAGCGAGGCGTTGCAGCGGCTCCTCAGCCACTCGTGGCCCGGAAACGTCCGGGAACTCGAAAACACGATCGAACGAGCCGTGCTCGTGTGCGATGGCGACACGATCGAACCTCACCACTTGCCGCCCGTTCTGCAGGCGCTTCCGCCGGCCCCGGAGGCGACCGGTGGCGGCCTCGCGGCGCAAGTGGCCGCACTGGAACGCAGGCTGATTCTCGAAGCGCTGCGCGCCACCGGTGGACGCATCGCCCCCGCCGCCCGTCGACTGGAGACCACGCCCCGCATCCTCGCCTACAAGATGCGCAAACTCAATATTCACCCCCGCGTCGGCCCCGCCGCACGCGGGCCGGAGCCGAACAATGCGTGA